The genomic segment GCCGCGCGGCTCAGGGCGTGCGTCTGATTAATCTGGATGAAGGCGAGCATTTGTCAGGTCTGGAAAAAGTGTGTGAAACTGATTCAGATGACGATTTGCTGGAAGATGACGAGTTACTTGCTGAAGGTGAAGTTGCTGCTGCAGACGCAGCTCCTGCAGAGGGCGATGCGCCCGCTGCAGAGGGTGGTGCTGAAAAAGGCGACGAGCCAGCGGCTGAGTAAGCTTTTCTCATCGCAATAACAACACTGGCCTGCAAGACAGGCCAGTGTTGTGTGTGGAGTTTGCTGTGGCTGGTGCTTGTTTTAAACATCAGCCCTGCTCAAATAAGGGATGGTCTATGAGCGAAGCGCCTGTTGCATCACCTGCATTATTTAATCAAATTTCAGAATGGTTTATGACCCTGCCGCACTGTCAGGTGCTGGGTTTTAAATTTGGCGAAGCGCATTACGGCAGCATGACCGTTTGCCTGCCTTTTAAAGACGAGCTGATTGGCAATCCTGCAACGCGGGTCATTCATGGCGGCGTGGTTACCTCGCTGGTGGATTCCACCAGCGCTGGCGCTATTTACACTATGCTGACCGAGCTGGAAGCCATCGCCACTTTAGATTTACGTCTCGATTATCTTCGCCCTGCCAAGCCGGATTTCCCCATTTATTGCACCGCAGAATGCTATAAACTCACTAAGCAGATTGCCTTTACCCGTGCGACGGCGTATCAGGAAGACATCAACGATCCTATTGCTTACAGCGTAGGGACATTTATGCGTAATTCCGCGCGAGAGGTGGCAGCATGAGCCCGCCGATTACCAGTTTTGATTCCCTAGCCATGGCTGTTGATGCAGTCCCCTATGCCAAATTACTGGGGATTCAAAGCCGTGAAGATAACGGCCAGCCTTTGTTTTTTCTGCCATTTCAGACGCATAACATTGGCAATACCATTCTGCCTGCTCTGCACGGTGGTGTGATCGGTGGCTTTTTAGAAACCGCCGCCATTTTGCATGTGATGTGGGCATCGGAGGCGCATAGCGTGCCTAAGATTGTGGATTTCTCAATTGATTACTTACGCACTGGCCGTCCGGTAGAGCTCTACGCTCAGTGTGAAATTATTCGCCAGGGCAAGCGCGTTGCTAACGTGCTGATGACAGCCTGGCAGGAAGATCGCAGTAAGCCGGTGGCGGTTGCCCGCGCCCATTTTCTACTTGCCTAAGGGATAAGTTTGCCATGACACAGATTTATAATTTTTCTGCTGGCCCCGCGGTGTTGCCGCGAGAAGTATTGCTGACCGTACAGCAAGAGCTGACCGACTGGCACGGCTCGGGCATGTGTGTAATGGAAATGAGCCATCGCGGTAAAGAATTTACGCAGATTATTCATGAGGCAGAGGCAGATCTGCGTAAGCTCTTAGATATCCCGAAAAATTATAAAGTGCTGTTTTTACAAGGCGGCGCTCATGTTCATTTTTCGATGATCCCGCTGAATTTGCTTTCTGAAAATGGCACGATCGACGTGGTGAACACTGGCCACTGGTCCAAGATTGCCATCAAAGAAATGAAGCGTTTTGCTAAGGTTAATGTGATTGCCAGCAGTGAAGATCGCAATTTCAGCTATGTGCCTGCCGAATCCACATGGCAGCATTCCAAAGAAGCGTCTCTTTTGCACTACTGCGCGAATGAAACCATTGGTGGTGTTGAGTTTGCCGATATCCCCAAAAGCGAAGTGCCGCTGATTTGCGATATGTCGTCCAATATTTTATCGCGCCCGATTGATGTGTCTAAATTTGGCCTGATTTACGCTGGTGCACAAAAAAACATTGGCCCATCCGGCCTCTGTATTGCGATTGTGCGTGAAGATTTATTGGGCAAATCGCGCAGCGATACGCCAACCATGCTGGATTACAGCGTGCATGCCGATGCCGAATCGATGTACAACACGCCGCCAACATTTGGTATTTATGTGGCAGGCTTGGTGTTTAAATGGCTGCTAAATCAGGGCGGCCTTGCTGCAATTGAGCAAAAAAACATCGAAAAAGCCTCTTTGCTCTATGAAACCATCGAATCATCGAATGGGTTTTATCACTGCCCAGTCGATAAACCATTCCGCTCGCGCATGAATGTGCCGTTTAATTTAAAGAATGAAAAATTAGACGATGATTTCTTGGCAGGCGCAAAGGCCGCTGGCTTATTGCAATTAAAAGGCCATCGTTCAGTTGGCGGGATGCGTGCCTCCATTTACAACGCCATGCCGATCGAAGGCGTGCGTGTGCTGTGCGAATACATGCGCACCTTTGCCAAAAGCCACGGTTAATGATTCGCAAGGGGGGGGTATTGGGCTTTCCTTCCCTAAATAATTGAGTGGTTTTTTATTAAACAAGGGCTGCCTAAGCGATGATAAAGTTTTTGTGTCTGTTGCTTATTGCCTTTGGTGCTTGGAATTGGTATTCCAAGCATCAAAGGCAAGTAGATGAGCCCCTTGCCTTAACGTCTAATCATGCCGAAGTAGTGCCAGAAACAGTCTCTGCAATGAGCACCCCTGTACCTGTGAGCCGCTATAGTTGTGACGGTAGAATGCATTGCTCACAGATGTCATCTTGCGAAGAAGCCACTTTCTTTTTGAATAACTGCCCAGGCACAAAAATGGACGGGGATCATGATGGCATTCCTTGTGAAGAGCAGTTTTGCCGCCGTTAACACGGCCTATTTAAATTCGAGAAATCAATGAGTGAAGAACAACTAAGCCAACATCGTGATGCCATTGATGCCATCGATGAACAGATTATTCAGCTATTAAACCAGCGTGCCAGCCATGCCCGCACCATCGGTGAGATTAAAGGCAGCGGGATTGTGTATCGCCCCGAGCGCGAGGCGCAGGTTTTATCGCGCGTTAAATCTTTAAACAAAGGGCCTTTAAGCGGTGAAACAATGGCCAAGCTCTTCCGCGAAATCATGTCGGCCTGTCTAGCATTAGAACGCCCGCTGACGATTGCCTACCTAGGGCCAGAGGGGACATTCAGCCAGGCGGCGGCGATCAAGCAATTTGGTCATGCCGCGCATACTATGGCTTGCTGCTCGATCGACGAAGCGTTCCGCGTGGTAGAAGCCAAAACGGCAGATTATGTAGTCGCCCCGGTTGAAAATTCTACTGAAGGCGCGGTGGGCCGCACACTGGATTTAATGGTCAATACCCCGCTTAAGATTTGCGGCGAAGTGGTGCTGCGTATTCATCACCATTTGCTGCGTAAAGTGGAAGGCAAGGGTGGCTTGCAGCGGGTTTATTCGCATGCGCAAAGCCTGTCGCAATGCCATGAATGGCTGAATAAAAACCTGCCCGCCGAAGTGCAGCGGGTGTCCGTATCCAGCAATGCAGAAGCCGCACGTTTGGCTAGTCTGGATGAATCATCTGCGGCGATTGCTGGGGATGCAGCAGCAGAAAACTACGCGCTGCTGAGCCTTGCGCAAAATATTGAAGACGAGCCAAACAACACCACGCGATTCCTAGTGTTGGGTATGCAGGAAGTAGGTCCAAGCGGCCGGGATAAAACCTCTTTGGTGATCTCTGCCCCCAATCGGCCTGGTGCGCTGCATACCTTGGTTGAACCGCTCGCCAGAAACGGCGTTTCCATGGATAAATTCGAATCCCGCCCCAGCCGCGCAGGCCTTTGGGAGTATGTGTTCTTTGTGGATGTTGAAGGGCATGTCAGCGGCGCGCCACTACAAGCCGCGCTGGCTGAGCTGGCCGATGTGGCAGCCTTTGTGAAGGTGCTGGGGTCTTATCCGGTGGCGGTGATTTAATTCAATTACCGTCTAAATGGAATGCCGCTCTTACGGGAGCGGCATTGTTTTGTCTGTTATTTCCTGATTATAAGCGTGCATCAGTTCAAGGCTGAGTGGGCAAAATTTTAAAACACAGAGTATAGAGAAGGCACAGCGTTTCGCAGAGAAAACAAGGTCTGAAGGGGCTCTGTGTGCTCTGTGCCCTCGTTTGTGGTCAAGGTTTAGCACTCTATCAGGGCCAAGAGAAGCCGCTTTTAAATCGCTAAGGTAAAAAATGAAATCGATAGCCGTTTTTTGTGGGGCCAGACACGGCCTTCGGCCTGAGTTTACGGCCGCTGCGCGCGAGTTAGGTGCGTTATTGGCTGAGCGTGAAATCACCCTAGTTTATGGTGGTGGACATATTGGCCTGATGGGGGAAGTGGCAACGGCGTGTCTGAATGCGGGCGGGCAGGTGATAGGGGTGATTCCAGAGTTTATGGTGGAGCGTGAATTGGCGCTAGAATCGTGTACAGAATTAATTGTGGTGGATTCCATGCACAGCCGCAAAGCAAAAATGGCTGAATTAGCCGATGGCTTTATCGCTATGGCAGGGGGCTTTGGCACTTTGGATGAGGTGTTCGAGATTCTGACTTGGTCACAAATTGGTTTGCACGCTAAACCGGTGGGCTTACTCAATACTGCAAATTATTACGATGCACTGACAAAATTTTTGGAAGGCGCCATTGCCGCAGGCTTTTTGGCTGAGGCGGAATACCACAAGCTGCAGTCTGCCCATACGCCAGCGGCCTTGCTGGATATTTTAAGCCGTTTGCCCAGTGTGCCTGAAGGGCAGTGGTGGAAAGTGTAAGTGATCAGCGGCGGCCTTTCTTTCCGTTTTATTCATGCCTCTATAAAAAACGCCATCAAAAATAGATGGCGTTTTTTATTTAAAAGATAAGATGGAACATTTAGGTTTAAGTGATTTAGGCTTATAAAAAGTCTTTGTAGTATGGCTGGATGTATTAAGCTGATAGTCAGTTACCGTGGTGAGATTGTTATGTTTGAGCAGTTAATGAATATATTTCGCCCCGCTTCTGCCCGCTCGGAAACCTTGCTCGGAGCGCTACAAGCCCGCTTGCTGGTGCAGGAGCAGGGCTTGTTAGCTAGCCTCTTGGCATCGGCATGGGTGGTGGAAGCACGGGATCCATACACGGGTGGGCATTTGTGGCGGGTGGCAGCCATGTCGGCGCTTTTGGCGCAGGCACTGGGAGAATCCGCGCCCAGCGTCAGCCGTATTGCCATGGGCGGGTTCTTGCATGATATGGGCAAAATTGGTGTGCCAGATGCTATTTTGCGTAAGCCTGATAAGCTGACGGACGATGAATATGCGGTGATTAAAACCCATCCTTCGCTTGGTGCACGTTTACTGGCCAGCCACCCACTTTCGCCTTTAGTGCTTGCAGCCGTTGAAGGGCATCATGAAAGGCCGGATGGCCAAGGCTATCCGTATGGCTTATCAGGGGCAGATATCCCGCGTGATGCTTTGATTGTGGGGGTGTGCGATGCTTTTGACGCCATGACCAGCTCTCGTCCATATCGGTCTGGCATGCCTATCAGCAAGGCGCTGGCCATTATTCAAAGTGAATCAGGCCGGCAGTTTGATAAAGAGTGTAGTGAAGTGTTTATTCAACTTGGCCAGGCTGGCGGTCTGGACCATATCGTTGGTCATAGCGATGCAGGCATTCCGCTGGCGCACTGCACCATGTGCGGGCCAACGATTGTGCGATATCGTGTAGCGCAGCAGGGTGAACACGCCGCCTGCCCTAATTGCAACGGTGATTATGTGTGGGAGCGCGGCAGTGAGGGCCAGCTCTCGATTGTGGCAACGGGGGAAAAAGCCAGCGCCGAGGCAATGGCACCTCGCGCAGATCAGCAGCAGATCGCCTCCTTGGTCCAAGAGTGGTCCAATGCGCTGCAAGCAGTAGCTTGAGCCTATGCGGGTTGATGGCAAAACCCGAAATTAAAAAACTGCCGCTTAGAGCCGGCAATCAGTCACGCCCTCCCGCAATGTAAAAGCCATTGGGGAGGGCGTTTTTTGCTGCTTATCCAGCTTGGGCGGCTTGCCATGCATGCTCAGCAAACACGACATCCAAAGCGGTATCGGCCACGCTGGTGGTGTAGTTGGACATGATTTTCAGACTGGTGCCTAGAATCACTTCCAATACGGTTTGCTGGGTATAACCGGCGGCAAGAAATTGCGCGACGGCTTCTTTGCTTTGCCAGCCACGGGTTTCGATCATGGCAATGGTGAATTGGCGCAAGGCTTCCAGCTTGGCATCTGCAATCGCGGTGTTATGACGTAGGGCGTGAATCACCTCTGGGGCCACACTGCTTTGTGCAATCATGGAATGCGCCGCCATGCAGTAGTCGCAGCGGTGCAGGCGGTTGGCCGTCATCATGACGATCTGGCGCTCGGTTTCAGTCATGCTGCTTTTATTGAAAATGCCAGTTAGGGTGAGGTAGCCTTCCAGTAAAACAGGGGCGCTGGCCATATGGGCGAACAGGTTAGGCACAAAACCAAAGTTAGCCTGTGCATGGCTGAGTAAGGGCTGGCTGGCGGCAGGAGCGGAGGTGATACTGTGGCTGATAAATTGAGTCATGTACTTTCCCTTGAAGTTTTACAGCTCGAAATTAATGATGATTTTGCCAAAATGCTGCGCGCTGGCGAGGTAATCAAATGCTGCTTGTGCCTGGTTAAAAGAGAAACTGCGATCAATGATCGGCTCAATTTTGTGCTGGCTTATAAAGTGATTTAAAGCCTTAAAGTGTGCGAGCGAGCCCACCAAAGTGCCGTGGATAGTGGCGTTCTGTAATTGCAACGGCAGTAAATTCGGGCTGGGAGCAAACCCGCTGAGAACGCCAATTTGATGGATATGCCCCCCTCCTGCCACTGCACTGATTGAGCGGCTAAAAGTGTCAGGGCCACCCAGCTCTAAAATTTGATCTGCACCAGTGCCTGCAGTGAGCTCCAGTACGGCCTGATCCCAATCGGGCTGCTTGCGGTAGTTGATGGTTTGCCATGCACCCAGTGCGTGCGCTTTAGCGAGTTTTTCATCGGATGAGGAAGTGATGATGACGCGTGCACCCTGCGCTACCGCCAGTTGCAGAGCAAACAGCGCCACACCACCCGTGCCTTGAATTAATACTGTTTCGCCCTCCGCCAATTGGCCGCGGTCAAATAAAGCCTGCCACGCCGTAACTGCCGCGCAGGGTAATGTTGCCGCTTGCTGCAGGCTTAAGTGTGCGGGTACTTCCACAATGGCATTGGCTTTGGCGACGATATATTGCGCTAAGACTCCAGCGGTTTGCGCGCCACCCAGTGCGCCGGCTAAATGGTGCTGAGGCTGGTATTTTCCGGTCTGCCAGGTGCTGAAAAAGCCAGTTGCCACCCGTGCGCCTATTGGCCATTCACTGACGCTTTCACCCGCTGCCACCACCGTTCCCGCCGCATCGGATAAGGGGATTTGCCCAGCTACACTCCCTTTGCCAACATTGCGCAAAATAATCAAATCACGGTAATTCAGGCTAGCCGCAGCGACCTTGATCAATACCTCATCGGCAGCTAGTGCTCCGATGTGGGTCTGTATCTGCTCTAAAGCCATCACCTCACCCAATGGCTGCAATTGATAGCGCTGAAAATGTATTTGTTCTGGGAGCTTCATCGTTTTTCCTATTTATGTAATGAACGATACATAATGTAATCGAGCTAATATTCGCTCGTCAATATATTTTGTAGTAATCATTATGGAAAGCGACGAAATTAGAAAAACACGCGGCAGACCTCGTGCATTTGATCGTGCCTTAGCCTTAGATAAAGCACTGCGATTGTTTTGGGCGCAGGGCTATGAAGGCACTTCAATGAGCGATTTAACCAGCGCTTTGGGGATTAACGCTCCAAGCTTATATGCCGCATTTGAATCCAAGCCTGCGCTGTACAGCGAAGCGCTAGAGCTGTATCTGGCCCGTCAACACGAGCAGATTACGGCTTTGATGGATCAGGCATTAAGCGCCAGAGAAGCCTTGGAAGCCATGCTCTATGCGGCTGCCGAGCAATACACCCGGCCCGATCAGCCAGCGGGCTGCCCGATTGCCAGCGGGGTATTACGCAGCGCAGAGGCGAATGAAGCGATGGCGCAGCTTACTGCCACGCATCGGCGCAATGCCTTGGCTATGATTGCTGGACGAATCGCTCTGGATATCCGCCGTGGGTTGATGAGCGCGCAGACGGATGTGGATGGCTTGGCGATGTTCTATGCCGGTGTAATCCAGGGAATGTCGGTGCAGGCGATTGATGGTGCCAGCCACGCGCAACTAAATGCCCTGGTTAAAATTGCTCTGCGGGCGTGGCCCGCTCATGCTTAGTGGCATAACCGCCCGGTAAGTGCCCTGCCAGCGGCTCAAAGCGGCTGATGAGCTGACGGTTTTTGTCGGCCAGAGGCCCGCTGCCTAAGTCCGGCGCACGCCCTGCATCCACGGCGTAGTTGCTAAGGCGAAAAATAGCCTCAAAGGGTTTGTTTTGCATATCGCGCTGATAGGGGCGGGTGCTGATTGATAGCTCGGCAATACGATGCGGATCAAGCTTGCGGCTAAAACGATGCAAGCCTTGGTAAGTAAAGTGCCTTGCGACCCAATGATCACTATGTGCAATTAAGGCGTCCATCAGTGCATAGAGTAGCTCGGATGCACTGCTGTTTTGCAGCAAAAGCGTTAATTCCAGGCCGTCAAACTCGGGGAAATCTGCCTCAATTTTGCGTGCCAAGGGCGGCTCTCCTAGGCGAATATCCAGCAAAATAGTTTGATTATGTCGCTGCTCGATATGCAGTACTTCAATGGGGCGCTGTGCAAACTGCCATTGCAACAAACAGGAGCGTAAAGCCTCTGCTGTTTCTACCGTCTTAGGGGCATGGACCAGCTCTGGGTTCTGCGCCATCAGGGCTAAATCTTGGTGACTGCTAAAGGGGGCGCTGACTTGCCCCGCTGCTTTGCGAAAAGTCAGTAACTCACGCAGCTCGTGCTCACGTGCTTTTTTGATGGCCAAAAAAGCGGTTTGGATAATTTCAGAGCTGGGCGTATCGCGATCAATACGCCATTTTCTGCCGTACACCAGTTTCTGCGGCCGGATGGTATGGCTGCGATCATAATTCTCCCGCCCGATCAGGCCCACCTGCAAATACATCCCGCCCGCATCTTCTGCTGCAAATAAAGGGGTATGTGTGTCAAATTCAATCTCACTGATTATTTGAGCCACGCTCGTGATGCTGTGCTGATACTGCACATAATGCTGTGGCACATGCGGACGGCCATTGCTCAAAATGACGCTTGGTGCCAGTGGCATAAGCGTTTCAAATGGTTTGCTAGGGATAGAGAGCACTGTCATGGTTGTCGCCGTGGCAAGGAATACGGCTAATTTACCAAATGCTAAAAATATAAAGAATAGCGATGAAATGGAAGATTTTATTGTATTTTAAGGAATAATTCAGAGTAGGAAAGCGTGAAGCCGTTTGGGCTTGAGCCTGCTTGTGCTTGCTGGGCCAGCGTAGCGCGGATGAGCAAAGAATGGCTCCGTATTGCAGCTGAGGGCCGAGGGAAAGACCGTGGTTTTGCCAAGTGGCGGGGCATAAAAGGCGAGGGCTATTTGCGGCAGGGTAGTGTGTTATTGATGAAGCAAATGGGTGGGCAAGCGGGTGCTGGCTTATCTTGTAGCCGCACATAAAATGCACAAGCGGTGTCACCACAAAATGGCTTAACCGCCTGTGTCGCGGTGCGTAGCAATCAGTGTTTTATTGCGGCACGGTGCTGGCTATGAATGGCTTGGCTGAGCGTCTGCTAGCCACTTTGATAACTGGCCAGATTGCTCCAAAACCAGTAAATCGTTAAAGCCCCCAAGGTGGCGGTCGCCAATAAAAACCTGGGGCACAGAGCGGCGGGCGCTGCGCTTGAGCATGGTGGCAAACTCATCCGGGTTTTGATCGACCCATATTTTATTCACGCTTAATCCTTTGCTTTGCAGCAAGTTTTCGGCTTGCACGCAAAATGGGCAAGTGTGGGTGCTGTACATGGTAATAGCTGACATGATGAAATCCTAGCCTATGGGGCGGCTGATTTGGGAAAGGCTGCGGCGTTTTAGTGTGGCGTGTCCATATCAATCAGAGCGTTTTGGGAGCTTTGTCTTTAATGGCTGGCCACTCTTGATAGGCTTTATTTATATTGCCCGGTAGGTCTTCCAGCCACTTCTTTTGCACTTGTTTGGTCACATTCAGGTACAGCTTTCCCTCTACGATTTTCCATGCCTCTGGATCACCATCAAATTTCTTATCCAGCGCGACCCCCATTGCACAAAAACCGCCAAATTGGGGCGCGTAATATGCGGGGTTGGCGTTAAATTTGGCCAAATTCTCTTGGGAAGAAAAGTGATAAGTCACACCATTATGGTTGGCGCTATAAGCCGCATTCCCCAAAGTAGGGCTATGGACAGTGAAATAGGCCACCGGGTCAAAGCCTTTCAGCGCCACGTTTTTTGCATCTACATTGATGGCGGCAGTAGACGCTTCGTCATAAGCCAACGCCGAGGTCGGCATCAAGCCGCCTACGATCAAAGAGGCCAGCATGGCTGAAGCAAAAAATGTGCGGCGAAAAATAAATGGGGACATGATGTTTTCCTTTTGGGTTTAGGGGTTTACCGCTGTGGCTGAGCGAGTAAATGGATTGTGCCTAAGTGTCTTAAAAAGAAGAATCGTCATGTTTTACAATTGATTGTTCTAATTTATGGAATAGTCTGAGGTTTTTTGTTTGATAGGAAAAGAAAGATTAAAGGTGTTAACTTGAAAGTATTTGGGCTTGAATGATCAGCAGCTTACAGAGGCGTACAAGCAGCACATTAGGTATTGCCTTCGGTGGCAGGCATGGCAAGCACTACAGCCCAGGACTTCTGGCAAAAGATAGATTTGGCAGATACGCTTCTCTACGCAGATTTGCCATTACTGGCAACACGATTGGCTCACCAGTAAAAGATTAATTAAAGCGAGCCGCAGCCCTTGTCTATTTACATCGTGCGCTAAGAATGGCGTTATGGTTAGGCCAAAATTCTTCGCTTAGTTGATTTATAAGCCGAAGTGCGGAAGTAAAATTGCGCTTTAAATTAATGCAGGGCTGCATAATTAGAGTTGATATGGCAACTTATGCCAAAAATAATATGAAAAAAATTGAATCGTGGTTTTATTTCGAATTTTTTGTAAGTTTGAGCAGCCTTGGAGGCTAAAGCCTGTGTCGGTTTTGAGTAAAAGGGCTGTTTGTTAAAAACGTTACAAAATAAACTGCTTAGTGTTGCCGGAGTCTGGGTTTTACAATCTTTGGCTGGCAAATGCAATATTGCGGATATCAACAATTTGTATTACGTAATTGATGTCGGCTAGTATCACCTGATACCTGTTGAGTTGATTCACACAAAAGGATGTTTATATGAGTTTGCAAGATTTGGCCCCCGCTTACGTGCGCTCGATTGCTCCCTATCAGCCGGGCAAACCTGTTTCAGAATTAGCCCGCGAAATGGGATTAAATCCTGACCATATCGTGAAATTGGCTTCTAATGAAAATCCGCTGGGCATGGGCAGCAAAGCAAGGGCCGCAATTGAAAAAGAATTGGCAGAATTAGCCCGTTATCCCGATGGCAATGGCTTTGATTTAAAAAGTAAAGTAGCAAAAAAATACAATGTAAAAACTGAGCAAATTGTTTTGGGCAATGGCTCTAATGATGTACTGGATTTAATCGCTCATGCTTTTCTTGCACCGGGTGATTCTGCGGTTTATTCGCAATATGCGTTTGCTGTTTATCCGCTGGCTACACAAGCCGTTGGGGCAAAAGGTATTCAGGTGAATGCGCTGGATTATGGCCACGATTTAGACGCCATGCTCGCCGCAATTGAGCCAAATACCAAGGTTGTCTGGATTGCAAACCCAAATAATCCAACCGGCACCATGGCAAGGCCAGGCGATTTGCTTGAGTTTTTACAAAACTGCCCGAAAAATGTGCTGGTGGTATTGGATGAGGCCTACACCGAATTCTTTACTCCGGAAAAACGACCGGATTCAATCGCTTGGCTGAAAGACTTCCCCAATCTGATCGTGGTGCGTACTTTCTCCAAAGCCTTTGGTCTGGCTGGTTTGCGTGTGGGTATGGCACTCACTTCGCCGGAAGTTGCAGACATCATCAACCGCGTGCGCCAGCCGTTTAATGTCAACAGCCTTGCACAAGCGGCAGCAACGGCGGCGCTGGATGACGAAGAATTTCTGAAAGAAACACTGCGCGTCAATAGCGAAGGCATGGCGCAATTAACGGCAGCATTTGTACGGCTGGGTATTAGCTATATTCCAAGCCAGGCCAACTTTATTGCCTTTCACTGCGGTGATGCCGCAGCGCTTAATTTATTTATGCTGCAACGCGGCGTAATTATCCGCCCATTAGCCCCATACGGCCTGACCAACACCCTGCGTGTTTCGATTGGCCTGCCAGCAGAAAATGCTCGTTTTATTGAGGTACTAGAAGAAGCTTTGGCTGATTAATCAGCCAGATAATCGTTTAAGTAAGCCCCGGCAGAACGATGGCCGGGGCTTTTTCTTTTTCGGATTTACTCTCGCCCAATGGGGGGGTAAAGGTATGGCGCTTATTTGACAAGCAAAACGTATTCGATATCTTGCACCATGCGCCCATAGCCAGCGGATTCGCGGTTGTATTTGCCGCCAAATTTTAGAGTATGTGGGCCAGGAGGCAAGGGTTTTAGCAATAGCCAGAACCCATCTGTCGCCGATGGAAATGCCTTATATGGCTGCATTGAGGCGGGTTGCCGGGCGAATGCATCAAAGCAGTTTTTGGATGAGATACGATATTGCCTAGGGTTGCTGACAGGCTTGCCGTCGAGTTCAGCGAACAGATCAAGCGCTGTGTCATTGTTCAGCGCGGCTGCGGCCTTTGTATCTTCGCATGTAATCGATTTAACTCCCCTTGCTGGAATGTACACCATATTGATCAGGGGAAAGAACAAGGTCTTGCCTGCAGGAATGGTGCAGGTTCTGCGAATCTTTGATGAGCCAAATCCACCTGCCAGAAACCAGGTGTTTCCACTCTGGTTTTTTGAGCAGTTCGCGCCGCTTAGATCTGCAACCGGGCTTTCATCCCTAGGCGTTGACATTGCCCACTGCCACCACTCTGCAGCCAGCTTTGGTGTTGCTTGCTCAGCAA from the Iodobacter fluviatilis genome contains:
- a CDS encoding PaaI family thioesterase, producing MSEAPVASPALFNQISEWFMTLPHCQVLGFKFGEAHYGSMTVCLPFKDELIGNPATRVIHGGVVTSLVDSTSAGAIYTMLTELEAIATLDLRLDYLRPAKPDFPIYCTAECYKLTKQIAFTRATAYQEDINDPIAYSVGTFMRNSAREVAA
- a CDS encoding PaaI family thioesterase is translated as MSPPITSFDSLAMAVDAVPYAKLLGIQSREDNGQPLFFLPFQTHNIGNTILPALHGGVIGGFLETAAILHVMWASEAHSVPKIVDFSIDYLRTGRPVELYAQCEIIRQGKRVANVLMTAWQEDRSKPVAVARAHFLLA
- the serC gene encoding 3-phosphoserine/phosphohydroxythreonine transaminase; the encoded protein is MTQIYNFSAGPAVLPREVLLTVQQELTDWHGSGMCVMEMSHRGKEFTQIIHEAEADLRKLLDIPKNYKVLFLQGGAHVHFSMIPLNLLSENGTIDVVNTGHWSKIAIKEMKRFAKVNVIASSEDRNFSYVPAESTWQHSKEASLLHYCANETIGGVEFADIPKSEVPLICDMSSNILSRPIDVSKFGLIYAGAQKNIGPSGLCIAIVREDLLGKSRSDTPTMLDYSVHADAESMYNTPPTFGIYVAGLVFKWLLNQGGLAAIEQKNIEKASLLYETIESSNGFYHCPVDKPFRSRMNVPFNLKNEKLDDDFLAGAKAAGLLQLKGHRSVGGMRASIYNAMPIEGVRVLCEYMRTFAKSHG
- the pheA gene encoding prephenate dehydratase, which codes for MSEEQLSQHRDAIDAIDEQIIQLLNQRASHARTIGEIKGSGIVYRPEREAQVLSRVKSLNKGPLSGETMAKLFREIMSACLALERPLTIAYLGPEGTFSQAAAIKQFGHAAHTMACCSIDEAFRVVEAKTADYVVAPVENSTEGAVGRTLDLMVNTPLKICGEVVLRIHHHLLRKVEGKGGLQRVYSHAQSLSQCHEWLNKNLPAEVQRVSVSSNAEAARLASLDESSAAIAGDAAAENYALLSLAQNIEDEPNNTTRFLVLGMQEVGPSGRDKTSLVISAPNRPGALHTLVEPLARNGVSMDKFESRPSRAGLWEYVFFVDVEGHVSGAPLQAALAELADVAAFVKVLGSYPVAVI
- a CDS encoding LOG family protein, whose product is MKSIAVFCGARHGLRPEFTAAARELGALLAEREITLVYGGGHIGLMGEVATACLNAGGQVIGVIPEFMVERELALESCTELIVVDSMHSRKAKMAELADGFIAMAGGFGTLDEVFEILTWSQIGLHAKPVGLLNTANYYDALTKFLEGAIAAGFLAEAEYHKLQSAHTPAALLDILSRLPSVPEGQWWKV
- a CDS encoding HD-GYP domain-containing protein, which translates into the protein MNIFRPASARSETLLGALQARLLVQEQGLLASLLASAWVVEARDPYTGGHLWRVAAMSALLAQALGESAPSVSRIAMGGFLHDMGKIGVPDAILRKPDKLTDDEYAVIKTHPSLGARLLASHPLSPLVLAAVEGHHERPDGQGYPYGLSGADIPRDALIVGVCDAFDAMTSSRPYRSGMPISKALAIIQSESGRQFDKECSEVFIQLGQAGGLDHIVGHSDAGIPLAHCTMCGPTIVRYRVAQQGEHAACPNCNGDYVWERGSEGQLSIVATGEKASAEAMAPRADQQQIASLVQEWSNALQAVA
- a CDS encoding carboxymuconolactone decarboxylase family protein — encoded protein: MTQFISHSITSAPAASQPLLSHAQANFGFVPNLFAHMASAPVLLEGYLTLTGIFNKSSMTETERQIVMMTANRLHRCDYCMAAHSMIAQSSVAPEVIHALRHNTAIADAKLEALRQFTIAMIETRGWQSKEAVAQFLAAGYTQQTVLEVILGTSLKIMSNYTTSVADTALDVVFAEHAWQAAQAG
- a CDS encoding zinc-dependent alcohol dehydrogenase family protein, yielding MKLPEQIHFQRYQLQPLGEVMALEQIQTHIGALAADEVLIKVAAASLNYRDLIILRNVGKGSVAGQIPLSDAAGTVVAAGESVSEWPIGARVATGFFSTWQTGKYQPQHHLAGALGGAQTAGVLAQYIVAKANAIVEVPAHLSLQQAATLPCAAVTAWQALFDRGQLAEGETVLIQGTGGVALFALQLAVAQGARVIITSSSDEKLAKAHALGAWQTINYRKQPDWDQAVLELTAGTGADQILELGGPDTFSRSISAVAGGGHIHQIGVLSGFAPSPNLLPLQLQNATIHGTLVGSLAHFKALNHFISQHKIEPIIDRSFSFNQAQAAFDYLASAQHFGKIIINFEL
- a CDS encoding TetR/AcrR family transcriptional regulator, which gives rise to MESDEIRKTRGRPRAFDRALALDKALRLFWAQGYEGTSMSDLTSALGINAPSLYAAFESKPALYSEALELYLARQHEQITALMDQALSAREALEAMLYAAAEQYTRPDQPAGCPIASGVLRSAEANEAMAQLTATHRRNALAMIAGRIALDIRRGLMSAQTDVDGLAMFYAGVIQGMSVQAIDGASHAQLNALVKIALRAWPAHA
- the grxC gene encoding glutaredoxin 3, whose protein sequence is MSAITMYSTHTCPFCVQAENLLQSKGLSVNKIWVDQNPDEFATMLKRSARRSVPQVFIGDRHLGGFNDLLVLEQSGQLSKWLADAQPSHS